A stretch of Salvelinus alpinus chromosome 4, SLU_Salpinus.1, whole genome shotgun sequence DNA encodes these proteins:
- the LOC139574764 gene encoding glucosamine-6-phosphate isomerase 1 isoform X2 yields the protein MKLIILNDYDQVGEWAAKYIRNKILRFNPGPDRFFILGLPTGGTPLGCYKKLIEFYKKGEISFKYVKTFNMDEYVGIARNHPESYHSFMWNNLFKHIDIKSENTHILDGNAANLVEECDSFEEKIKAAGGIDLFVGGIGPDGHIAFNEPGSSLLSRTRVKTLAQDTILANARFFEGDLSKVPTMALTVGVATVMDAREVMILITGAHKAFALYKAIEEGVNHMWTVSAFQQHPQTVFVCDEDATLELRVKTVKYFQGMMHVHNKLVDPLPPK from the exons ATGAAGCTGATCATCCTGAATGATTATGACCAAGTTGGTGAGTGGGCTGCCAAGTACATCAGGAATAAAATCCTTCGCTTCAACCCTGGACCAGACAGATTCTTCATTCTAGGACTCCCCACAG GAGGTACCCCTCTGGGATGCTATAAGAAGCTGATTGAGTTTTATAAGAAAGGAGAGATCTCTTTCAAGTATGTCAAAACGTTCAACATGGACGAGTATGTGG GTATTGCTCGGAATCACCCAGAGAGCTACCATTCCTTCATGTGGAATAATCTCTTCAAGCACATTGACATCAAATCTGAGAACACCCATATCCTGGATGGCAACGCTGCCAACCTTGTAGAGGAGTGTGATTCCTTTGAGGAGAAGATCAAAGCAGCTGGAGGAATTGACCTCTTTGTTGGAG GTATTGGACCGGATGGCCACATTGCCTTCAACGAGCCAGGCTCCAGTCTATTGTCCAGGACCAGAGTGAAGACCCTGGCTCAGGACACCATCCTGGCCAACGCACGCTTCTTTGAGGGAGATCTGTCTAAAGTACCCACCATGGCTCTGACTGTGGGAGTGGCCACTGTCATGGACGCCAGAGAG GTCATGATTCTAATCACGGGAGCACACAAAGCGTTTGCCCTTTACAAGGCCATAGAGGAAGGGGTGAACCACATGTGGACGGTGTCAGCCTTTCAGCAGCACCCtcagactgtgtttgtgtgtgacgagGATGCTACCCTGGAACTGAGGGTTAAAACTGTCAAGTACTTCCAAG GGATGATGCATGTGCACAACAAGTTGGTGGATCCACTGCCTCCCAAGTAA
- the LOC139574764 gene encoding glucosamine-6-phosphate isomerase 1 isoform X1, whose amino-acid sequence MRTMKLIILNDYDQVGEWAAKYIRNKILRFNPGPDRFFILGLPTGGTPLGCYKKLIEFYKKGEISFKYVKTFNMDEYVGIARNHPESYHSFMWNNLFKHIDIKSENTHILDGNAANLVEECDSFEEKIKAAGGIDLFVGGIGPDGHIAFNEPGSSLLSRTRVKTLAQDTILANARFFEGDLSKVPTMALTVGVATVMDAREVMILITGAHKAFALYKAIEEGVNHMWTVSAFQQHPQTVFVCDEDATLELRVKTVKYFQGMMHVHNKLVDPLPPK is encoded by the exons ATGCG GACCATGAAGCTGATCATCCTGAATGATTATGACCAAGTTGGTGAGTGGGCTGCCAAGTACATCAGGAATAAAATCCTTCGCTTCAACCCTGGACCAGACAGATTCTTCATTCTAGGACTCCCCACAG GAGGTACCCCTCTGGGATGCTATAAGAAGCTGATTGAGTTTTATAAGAAAGGAGAGATCTCTTTCAAGTATGTCAAAACGTTCAACATGGACGAGTATGTGG GTATTGCTCGGAATCACCCAGAGAGCTACCATTCCTTCATGTGGAATAATCTCTTCAAGCACATTGACATCAAATCTGAGAACACCCATATCCTGGATGGCAACGCTGCCAACCTTGTAGAGGAGTGTGATTCCTTTGAGGAGAAGATCAAAGCAGCTGGAGGAATTGACCTCTTTGTTGGAG GTATTGGACCGGATGGCCACATTGCCTTCAACGAGCCAGGCTCCAGTCTATTGTCCAGGACCAGAGTGAAGACCCTGGCTCAGGACACCATCCTGGCCAACGCACGCTTCTTTGAGGGAGATCTGTCTAAAGTACCCACCATGGCTCTGACTGTGGGAGTGGCCACTGTCATGGACGCCAGAGAG GTCATGATTCTAATCACGGGAGCACACAAAGCGTTTGCCCTTTACAAGGCCATAGAGGAAGGGGTGAACCACATGTGGACGGTGTCAGCCTTTCAGCAGCACCCtcagactgtgtttgtgtgtgacgagGATGCTACCCTGGAACTGAGGGTTAAAACTGTCAAGTACTTCCAAG GGATGATGCATGTGCACAACAAGTTGGTGGATCCACTGCCTCCCAAGTAA
- the LOC139574763 gene encoding heat shock 70 kDa protein 4-like isoform X2 yields MSVVGFDVGFLNCYVAVARAGGIETVANEYSDRCTPACVSFGPRNRSIGAAAKSQVVTNCKNTVQGFKRFHGRAFSDPYIQRLKSSLVYDLAQMPSGTTGIKVMYMEEEKVFSIEQVTAMLLTKMKETAEHALKKPVADCVVSVPCYYTDAERRSVVDAAQIAGLNCLRLMNETTAVALAYGIYKQDLPAPEEKPRIVVFVDIGHSGYQTSVCAFNKGKLKIFATACDPELGGKDFDEMLVRHFCEEFGKKYKLDVKTKPRALVRLYQECEKLKKLMSANSSDLPLNIECFMNDIDVSGKLNRVQFEEMCADVLARVEAPLHNLMEQAKLKKEDIYAVEIVGGASRIPSVKERISRFFGKELSTTLNADEAVARGCALQCAILSPAFKVREFSITDAVAYPISLKWNSAAEEGSSDCEVFPKNHAAPFSKVLTFYRREPFSLEAYYNTPKELPYPDPTIGQFVIQKVVPQASGESSKVKVKVRVNIHGIFSVSSASLVEVQKTEEGEEPMDTEQQATPEEEGNMQTDQDETKAQGDGQKETEEEEEEKKTPPENEEMETSPEESKTEKKSDQPPQAKKPKVKTKVLELPIENSPQWELAVDMLNLFVENEGKMIMQDKLEKERNDAKNYVEEYVYDMRDKLHGRLEKFVSEADRDILSLQLEDTENWLYEDGEDQPKQQYIDKMAELKKLGQPIQERYMESEERPRAFDDMGKQIQMYMKIVEAYKTKEEQYDHLDQEEINKVDKMVNEAMIWLNSKMNQQSKLSLTVEPAVRVREIQDKTKELYSSCNPIVTKPKVELPKNNKAGEQNGPVNGQEKAPAEGTEKQTADSTGIPPSTESTEPRPDMDLD; encoded by the exons ATGTCTGTGGTAGGATTCGACGTCGGGTTCCTGAACTGCTATGTAGCGGTTGCTCGAGCCGGAGGAATAGAAACTGTAGCCAATGAATATAGTGATCGATGTACACC AGCATGTGTGTCATTTGGACCACGGAATCGATCTATTGGTGCAGCTGCAAAAAGCCAG GTCGTCACAAACTGCAAGAACACAGTCCAAGGGTTCAAGAGATTTCATGGCCGGGCTTTTTCTGATCCGTACATCCAGCGGTTGAAATCCAGCCTTGTTTACGACTTAGCGCAGATGCCTTCGGGCACCACTGGCATCAAG gtgatgtacatggaggaggagaaggtgttCAGCATTGAGCAGGTCACTGCCATGCTTCTGACCAAGATGAAGGAGACAGCTGAGCATGCACTGAAGAAACCCGTGGCTGACTGCGTTGTCTCT GTCCCCTGCTACTACACGGATGCCGAGAGGAGATCAGTGGTGGACGCAGCACAGATTGCTGGACTCAACTGTCTGAGGCTCATGAATGAGACAACTGCAG TGGCGTTGGCATATGGAATCTACAAGCAGGACCTCCCTGCTCCAGAGGAGAAGCCCAGGATTGTGGTGTTTGTAGACATTGGACACTCTGGATACCAGACCTCTGTCTGTGCCTTCAACAAGGGCAAGCTGAAG ATTTTTGCGACGGCCTGCGACCCGGAGCTGGGCGGGAAGGACTTTGACGAGATGCTGGTGAGACACTTCTGTGAGGAGTTTGGGAAGAAGTACAAGCTGGACGTGAAGACCAAGCCCAGGGCTCTGGTCAGGCTCTACCAGGAGTGTGAGAAACTCAAGAAGCTGATGAGCGCCAACTCCTCAGACCTGCCCCTCAACATCGAGTGCTTTATGAACGACATCGACGTCTCTGGAAAACTCAACAG GGTTCAGTTTGAGGAGATGTGTGCTGACGTTCTGGCCAGAGTGGAGGCACCACTACACAACCTGATGGAGCAAGCCA AACTGAAGAAGGAGGACATCTATGCGGTGGAAATAGTGGGCGGAGCATCCCGTATCCCGTCTGTCAAAGAGAGGATCAGCAGATTCTTTGGGAAGGAGCTGAGCACCACCCTGAATGCTGATGAGGCCGTGGCCAGAGGATGTGCCCTGCAG TGTGCAATCCTGTCCCCTGCATTCAAAGTGCGTGAGTTCTCCATCACAGACGCAGTTGCTTACCCAATCTCTCTGAAATggaactctgctgcagaggaaggCTCGAG CGATTGCGAGGTATTCCCAAAGAACCATGCTGCACCCTTCTCCAAAGTGTTGACTTTCTACCGGAGGGAGCCTTTCTCTCTGGAAGCCTACTACAACACCCCCAAAGAGCTGCCGTACCCCGACCCCACCATAG GTCAGTTTGTGATCCAGAAGGTGGTGCCCCAGGCGTCTGGGGAGAGCTCTAAGGTCAAGGTGAAGGTGAGGGTCAACATCCACGGCATCTTCAGCGTCTCCTCAGCCTCGCTGGTGGAGGTCCAGAAGACCGAGGAAGGAGAGGAGCCCATGGACACAGAACAGCAGGCAACACCAGAGGAAGAG GGCAACATGCAGACTGACCAGGATGAGACAAAGGCCCAAGGAGatggacagaaagagacagaagaggaggaggaggagaagaagacgcCGCCAGAGAATGAGGAGATGGAG ACCTCCCCAGAGGAGAGTAAGACAGAGAAGAAGTCTGACCAGCCTCCCCAGGCCAAGAAGCCCAAAGTCAAGACAAAAGTCTTGGAGCTTCCCATTGAGAACAGTCCTCAATGGGAGCTGGCTGTTGACATGCTCAACCTCTTTGTAGAAAACGAG GGTAAAATGATCATGCAGGAcaagctggagaaggagaggaacgaCGCTAAGAATTACGTGGAGGAGTATGTGTACGACATGAGGGACAAACTACACGGCAGGCTGGAGAAATTCGTCAGTGAAGCT gaTCGGGATATCCTGTCGTTACAACTGGAGGACACAGAGAACTGGCTGTATGAAGACGGAGAGGAccaacctaaacaacagtacatcGACAAAATGGCCGAGCTGAAG AAACTGGGTCAGCCTATCCAGGAGAGGTACATGGAGTCTGAGGAAAGACCCAGAGCCTTCGATGACATGGGGAAACAGATCCAGATGTACATGAAGATCGTTGAAGCTTATAAAACCAAG GAGGAGCAGTATGACCATCTGGACCAGGAAGAGATCAACAAGGTGGATAAGATGGTGAATGAAGCCATGATCTGGCTGAACAGCAAGATGAACCAGCAGAGTAAACTGAGCTTGACTGTGGAGCCTGCTGTTAGAGTCAGAGAGATACAGGACAAGACTAAG GAGCTGTACTCTTCCTGCAACCCCATCGTGACCAAGCCCAAGGTGGAGCTGCCTAAAAACAACAAGGCAGGGGAGCAGAATGGACCAGTCAATGGCCAGGAGAAAGCCCCAGCCGAGGGCACCGAGAAGCAGACCGCCGACAGCACAGGCATCCCCCCCTCCACGGAATCCACGGAACCTAGACCTGACATGGACCTTGACTAA
- the LOC139574763 gene encoding heat shock 70 kDa protein 4-like isoform X3, with protein sequence MSVVGFDVGFLNCYVAVARAGGIETVANEYSDRCTPACVSFGPRNRSIGAAAKSQVVTNCKNTVQGFKRFHGRAFSDPYIQRLKSSLVYDLAQMPSGTTGIKVMYMEEEKVFSIEQVTAMLLTKMKETAEHALKKPVADCVVSVPCYYTDAERRSVVDAAQIAGLNCLRLMNETTAVALAYGIYKQDLPAPEEKPRIVVFVDIGHSGYQTSVCAFNKGKLKIFATACDPELGGKDFDEMLVRHFCEEFGKKYKLDVKTKPRALVRLYQECEKLKKLMSANSSDLPLNIECFMNDIDVSGKLNRVQFEEMCADVLARVEAPLHNLMEQASEYQLKKEDIYAVEIVGGASRIPSVKERISRFFGKELSTTLNADEAVARGCALQCAILSPAFKVREFSITDAVAYPISLKWNSAAEEGSSDCEVFPKNHAAPFSKVLTFYRREPFSLEAYYNTPKELPYPDPTIGQFVIQKVVPQASGESSKVKVKVRVNIHGIFSVSSASLVEVQKTEEGEEPMDTEQQATPEEETDQDETKAQGDGQKETEEEEEEKKTPPENEEMETSPEESKTEKKSDQPPQAKKPKVKTKVLELPIENSPQWELAVDMLNLFVENEGKMIMQDKLEKERNDAKNYVEEYVYDMRDKLHGRLEKFVSEADRDILSLQLEDTENWLYEDGEDQPKQQYIDKMAELKKLGQPIQERYMESEERPRAFDDMGKQIQMYMKIVEAYKTKEEQYDHLDQEEINKVDKMVNEAMIWLNSKMNQQSKLSLTVEPAVRVREIQDKTKELYSSCNPIVTKPKVELPKNNKAGEQNGPVNGQEKAPAEGTEKQTADSTGIPPSTESTEPRPDMDLD encoded by the exons ATGTCTGTGGTAGGATTCGACGTCGGGTTCCTGAACTGCTATGTAGCGGTTGCTCGAGCCGGAGGAATAGAAACTGTAGCCAATGAATATAGTGATCGATGTACACC AGCATGTGTGTCATTTGGACCACGGAATCGATCTATTGGTGCAGCTGCAAAAAGCCAG GTCGTCACAAACTGCAAGAACACAGTCCAAGGGTTCAAGAGATTTCATGGCCGGGCTTTTTCTGATCCGTACATCCAGCGGTTGAAATCCAGCCTTGTTTACGACTTAGCGCAGATGCCTTCGGGCACCACTGGCATCAAG gtgatgtacatggaggaggagaaggtgttCAGCATTGAGCAGGTCACTGCCATGCTTCTGACCAAGATGAAGGAGACAGCTGAGCATGCACTGAAGAAACCCGTGGCTGACTGCGTTGTCTCT GTCCCCTGCTACTACACGGATGCCGAGAGGAGATCAGTGGTGGACGCAGCACAGATTGCTGGACTCAACTGTCTGAGGCTCATGAATGAGACAACTGCAG TGGCGTTGGCATATGGAATCTACAAGCAGGACCTCCCTGCTCCAGAGGAGAAGCCCAGGATTGTGGTGTTTGTAGACATTGGACACTCTGGATACCAGACCTCTGTCTGTGCCTTCAACAAGGGCAAGCTGAAG ATTTTTGCGACGGCCTGCGACCCGGAGCTGGGCGGGAAGGACTTTGACGAGATGCTGGTGAGACACTTCTGTGAGGAGTTTGGGAAGAAGTACAAGCTGGACGTGAAGACCAAGCCCAGGGCTCTGGTCAGGCTCTACCAGGAGTGTGAGAAACTCAAGAAGCTGATGAGCGCCAACTCCTCAGACCTGCCCCTCAACATCGAGTGCTTTATGAACGACATCGACGTCTCTGGAAAACTCAACAG GGTTCAGTTTGAGGAGATGTGTGCTGACGTTCTGGCCAGAGTGGAGGCACCACTACACAACCTGATGGAGCAAGCCAGTGAGTATC AACTGAAGAAGGAGGACATCTATGCGGTGGAAATAGTGGGCGGAGCATCCCGTATCCCGTCTGTCAAAGAGAGGATCAGCAGATTCTTTGGGAAGGAGCTGAGCACCACCCTGAATGCTGATGAGGCCGTGGCCAGAGGATGTGCCCTGCAG TGTGCAATCCTGTCCCCTGCATTCAAAGTGCGTGAGTTCTCCATCACAGACGCAGTTGCTTACCCAATCTCTCTGAAATggaactctgctgcagaggaaggCTCGAG CGATTGCGAGGTATTCCCAAAGAACCATGCTGCACCCTTCTCCAAAGTGTTGACTTTCTACCGGAGGGAGCCTTTCTCTCTGGAAGCCTACTACAACACCCCCAAAGAGCTGCCGTACCCCGACCCCACCATAG GTCAGTTTGTGATCCAGAAGGTGGTGCCCCAGGCGTCTGGGGAGAGCTCTAAGGTCAAGGTGAAGGTGAGGGTCAACATCCACGGCATCTTCAGCGTCTCCTCAGCCTCGCTGGTGGAGGTCCAGAAGACCGAGGAAGGAGAGGAGCCCATGGACACAGAACAGCAGGCAACACCAGAGGAAGAG ACTGACCAGGATGAGACAAAGGCCCAAGGAGatggacagaaagagacagaagaggaggaggaggagaagaagacgcCGCCAGAGAATGAGGAGATGGAG ACCTCCCCAGAGGAGAGTAAGACAGAGAAGAAGTCTGACCAGCCTCCCCAGGCCAAGAAGCCCAAAGTCAAGACAAAAGTCTTGGAGCTTCCCATTGAGAACAGTCCTCAATGGGAGCTGGCTGTTGACATGCTCAACCTCTTTGTAGAAAACGAG GGTAAAATGATCATGCAGGAcaagctggagaaggagaggaacgaCGCTAAGAATTACGTGGAGGAGTATGTGTACGACATGAGGGACAAACTACACGGCAGGCTGGAGAAATTCGTCAGTGAAGCT gaTCGGGATATCCTGTCGTTACAACTGGAGGACACAGAGAACTGGCTGTATGAAGACGGAGAGGAccaacctaaacaacagtacatcGACAAAATGGCCGAGCTGAAG AAACTGGGTCAGCCTATCCAGGAGAGGTACATGGAGTCTGAGGAAAGACCCAGAGCCTTCGATGACATGGGGAAACAGATCCAGATGTACATGAAGATCGTTGAAGCTTATAAAACCAAG GAGGAGCAGTATGACCATCTGGACCAGGAAGAGATCAACAAGGTGGATAAGATGGTGAATGAAGCCATGATCTGGCTGAACAGCAAGATGAACCAGCAGAGTAAACTGAGCTTGACTGTGGAGCCTGCTGTTAGAGTCAGAGAGATACAGGACAAGACTAAG GAGCTGTACTCTTCCTGCAACCCCATCGTGACCAAGCCCAAGGTGGAGCTGCCTAAAAACAACAAGGCAGGGGAGCAGAATGGACCAGTCAATGGCCAGGAGAAAGCCCCAGCCGAGGGCACCGAGAAGCAGACCGCCGACAGCACAGGCATCCCCCCCTCCACGGAATCCACGGAACCTAGACCTGACATGGACCTTGACTAA
- the LOC139574763 gene encoding heat shock 70 kDa protein 4-like isoform X1, translating to MSVVGFDVGFLNCYVAVARAGGIETVANEYSDRCTPACVSFGPRNRSIGAAAKSQVVTNCKNTVQGFKRFHGRAFSDPYIQRLKSSLVYDLAQMPSGTTGIKVMYMEEEKVFSIEQVTAMLLTKMKETAEHALKKPVADCVVSVPCYYTDAERRSVVDAAQIAGLNCLRLMNETTAVALAYGIYKQDLPAPEEKPRIVVFVDIGHSGYQTSVCAFNKGKLKIFATACDPELGGKDFDEMLVRHFCEEFGKKYKLDVKTKPRALVRLYQECEKLKKLMSANSSDLPLNIECFMNDIDVSGKLNRVQFEEMCADVLARVEAPLHNLMEQASEYQLKKEDIYAVEIVGGASRIPSVKERISRFFGKELSTTLNADEAVARGCALQCAILSPAFKVREFSITDAVAYPISLKWNSAAEEGSSDCEVFPKNHAAPFSKVLTFYRREPFSLEAYYNTPKELPYPDPTIGQFVIQKVVPQASGESSKVKVKVRVNIHGIFSVSSASLVEVQKTEEGEEPMDTEQQATPEEEGNMQTDQDETKAQGDGQKETEEEEEEKKTPPENEEMETSPEESKTEKKSDQPPQAKKPKVKTKVLELPIENSPQWELAVDMLNLFVENEGKMIMQDKLEKERNDAKNYVEEYVYDMRDKLHGRLEKFVSEADRDILSLQLEDTENWLYEDGEDQPKQQYIDKMAELKKLGQPIQERYMESEERPRAFDDMGKQIQMYMKIVEAYKTKEEQYDHLDQEEINKVDKMVNEAMIWLNSKMNQQSKLSLTVEPAVRVREIQDKTKELYSSCNPIVTKPKVELPKNNKAGEQNGPVNGQEKAPAEGTEKQTADSTGIPPSTESTEPRPDMDLD from the exons ATGTCTGTGGTAGGATTCGACGTCGGGTTCCTGAACTGCTATGTAGCGGTTGCTCGAGCCGGAGGAATAGAAACTGTAGCCAATGAATATAGTGATCGATGTACACC AGCATGTGTGTCATTTGGACCACGGAATCGATCTATTGGTGCAGCTGCAAAAAGCCAG GTCGTCACAAACTGCAAGAACACAGTCCAAGGGTTCAAGAGATTTCATGGCCGGGCTTTTTCTGATCCGTACATCCAGCGGTTGAAATCCAGCCTTGTTTACGACTTAGCGCAGATGCCTTCGGGCACCACTGGCATCAAG gtgatgtacatggaggaggagaaggtgttCAGCATTGAGCAGGTCACTGCCATGCTTCTGACCAAGATGAAGGAGACAGCTGAGCATGCACTGAAGAAACCCGTGGCTGACTGCGTTGTCTCT GTCCCCTGCTACTACACGGATGCCGAGAGGAGATCAGTGGTGGACGCAGCACAGATTGCTGGACTCAACTGTCTGAGGCTCATGAATGAGACAACTGCAG TGGCGTTGGCATATGGAATCTACAAGCAGGACCTCCCTGCTCCAGAGGAGAAGCCCAGGATTGTGGTGTTTGTAGACATTGGACACTCTGGATACCAGACCTCTGTCTGTGCCTTCAACAAGGGCAAGCTGAAG ATTTTTGCGACGGCCTGCGACCCGGAGCTGGGCGGGAAGGACTTTGACGAGATGCTGGTGAGACACTTCTGTGAGGAGTTTGGGAAGAAGTACAAGCTGGACGTGAAGACCAAGCCCAGGGCTCTGGTCAGGCTCTACCAGGAGTGTGAGAAACTCAAGAAGCTGATGAGCGCCAACTCCTCAGACCTGCCCCTCAACATCGAGTGCTTTATGAACGACATCGACGTCTCTGGAAAACTCAACAG GGTTCAGTTTGAGGAGATGTGTGCTGACGTTCTGGCCAGAGTGGAGGCACCACTACACAACCTGATGGAGCAAGCCAGTGAGTATC AACTGAAGAAGGAGGACATCTATGCGGTGGAAATAGTGGGCGGAGCATCCCGTATCCCGTCTGTCAAAGAGAGGATCAGCAGATTCTTTGGGAAGGAGCTGAGCACCACCCTGAATGCTGATGAGGCCGTGGCCAGAGGATGTGCCCTGCAG TGTGCAATCCTGTCCCCTGCATTCAAAGTGCGTGAGTTCTCCATCACAGACGCAGTTGCTTACCCAATCTCTCTGAAATggaactctgctgcagaggaaggCTCGAG CGATTGCGAGGTATTCCCAAAGAACCATGCTGCACCCTTCTCCAAAGTGTTGACTTTCTACCGGAGGGAGCCTTTCTCTCTGGAAGCCTACTACAACACCCCCAAAGAGCTGCCGTACCCCGACCCCACCATAG GTCAGTTTGTGATCCAGAAGGTGGTGCCCCAGGCGTCTGGGGAGAGCTCTAAGGTCAAGGTGAAGGTGAGGGTCAACATCCACGGCATCTTCAGCGTCTCCTCAGCCTCGCTGGTGGAGGTCCAGAAGACCGAGGAAGGAGAGGAGCCCATGGACACAGAACAGCAGGCAACACCAGAGGAAGAG GGCAACATGCAGACTGACCAGGATGAGACAAAGGCCCAAGGAGatggacagaaagagacagaagaggaggaggaggagaagaagacgcCGCCAGAGAATGAGGAGATGGAG ACCTCCCCAGAGGAGAGTAAGACAGAGAAGAAGTCTGACCAGCCTCCCCAGGCCAAGAAGCCCAAAGTCAAGACAAAAGTCTTGGAGCTTCCCATTGAGAACAGTCCTCAATGGGAGCTGGCTGTTGACATGCTCAACCTCTTTGTAGAAAACGAG GGTAAAATGATCATGCAGGAcaagctggagaaggagaggaacgaCGCTAAGAATTACGTGGAGGAGTATGTGTACGACATGAGGGACAAACTACACGGCAGGCTGGAGAAATTCGTCAGTGAAGCT gaTCGGGATATCCTGTCGTTACAACTGGAGGACACAGAGAACTGGCTGTATGAAGACGGAGAGGAccaacctaaacaacagtacatcGACAAAATGGCCGAGCTGAAG AAACTGGGTCAGCCTATCCAGGAGAGGTACATGGAGTCTGAGGAAAGACCCAGAGCCTTCGATGACATGGGGAAACAGATCCAGATGTACATGAAGATCGTTGAAGCTTATAAAACCAAG GAGGAGCAGTATGACCATCTGGACCAGGAAGAGATCAACAAGGTGGATAAGATGGTGAATGAAGCCATGATCTGGCTGAACAGCAAGATGAACCAGCAGAGTAAACTGAGCTTGACTGTGGAGCCTGCTGTTAGAGTCAGAGAGATACAGGACAAGACTAAG GAGCTGTACTCTTCCTGCAACCCCATCGTGACCAAGCCCAAGGTGGAGCTGCCTAAAAACAACAAGGCAGGGGAGCAGAATGGACCAGTCAATGGCCAGGAGAAAGCCCCAGCCGAGGGCACCGAGAAGCAGACCGCCGACAGCACAGGCATCCCCCCCTCCACGGAATCCACGGAACCTAGACCTGACATGGACCTTGACTAA